The genomic window AACGCGAATTAATATACACTCCTCCACTGCAACCTATATGTGCTCTAAAAACAGGAAAATCCGAGAAATTAAAAGGTAAGAAAAATCCCAAAAAAACCCTAAATTTTTTAAGACAGCTCATAAAAATGAGCAAATCCCAAAAATCAATTTCTtttatagaaaaaaaatcaaacaaaacATTAAAAAAACAGGCTCGTGTGTGGAGGTGCGTCCACATGCGACATATGACGAAATTGGGACGCACCACTTGAAGCGCTTCCACACCCAGGGAAAATGCCCCCATAAGGGACGACACCCCTGACTAATTTTTTAAAATATATATAGGTATTTTTAATAGCcaagagattaaattaatttttttTAGGTGAATCAAATTAAATaaattttttttgagacaaatcaAATTAAATAAATAAAGCATTGTTCAAGTACTTCGGGCCAGGCTCGGGCTTGGTGTTTCCACATTGGGCTTTCCAAAGCCTAGCCCAAAACTTGGCCAGCCCAGAGTATGATTAGTTCGTCGCTAGTAGATCCTCACCAAACCTCTAATTTGTCTCCAAAAAAAGAACCAAACCTCTAATGGGGTGAAATCCCAAAAGGTCGGGTGCAAAATGAGAAAAAGCCCGCATCGTCAACACGACAGCGTAAACGGCTGCCGAACCTGCACTCCCTCCATTCTGGAGAAGCGCGCCGCCGCCGGGCTATAATCATCGCTAGGAGCGAAATTAGAAGATTCCGAGGGATCTAGCCACAAAAGCCGAGCGCCATCCCAGAGGAAGAGTATGAGAGCGCGGCACCTACAGCCCAGAAATCCCAGAATCTACCAAGAGCAAGCTTGCAAGGCGGTCAGGCGCGCACCAAATCGGCGCCCGCTCGCTTCACGGGATCGATCCCGGTCGATTTCTATGGCGTTCCGTGGGATTCGCGGCGCTTCCTTCTCCCGTTCTTGATCAGGTACTGTTCTTCTGACAGGAAGAGATCTACTTGCTGGCAGCGCTCTGTTTCGCCCCGTCCTGGGCGTGAATTTTGCCGATTTTGGATGCCTGTTGCAGGAATGGTCGGTTTTTGAGTTAGAGTTTTCGAGATTATCGTTTCTGGAACTCAAGAGATGGCATCTTTGCTTCACCCAATTATCCAACTATGCTGACTCTGATTGCTGTAGATGCCTTGTTTGTTCTGTACCATCTAAGTTTGATAGACAACATTGGGGTATCACCCAAGATTTTGCCTTAATGTCTTCAAAGGCCACTGAATTTGTGTTTTTTATTAGAGCTCGTATCCCACCCTGCATTACATGTATACGTTATAATTTAATCTGATCTTCTGGCTGACAGTTGTTGATCGGACGAAGACCTGGGAATGCAGAAAGATGTGCTTGCGTAACAGCAAACACTTACTTTGCGCAAACAAGATCAGAGCTTCGTTCAAGCTCATGCTGTGGGGCTCTCATGATAATGTGCTGCATACTGGTACTGTTGCTTCTCTCTGTGGTCTGAAGCACAGTATATCGAAGGGGTCAGTATTTGTTGATAATCACATTTGTGAAGACAGTTAACATCTGCTCCATTCATGAGGTATACAGTCTAGATACTGCTATATAAGCGGTGTGTGGTGTTGGCTTGTTTTACTCCATTCAGATAGCTTGATATGATGGATGAGAGGAGGACTATCTTGATGGGCCGTTATGAAATTGGGAAGCAATTGGGACAAGGAAATTTTGCGAAGGTGTATTATGCCCGAAATCTTGCAACTGGCCAAGCTGTTgctataaagatgatcaataaagatAAGGTTACCAAGGTTGGACTTATGGAGCAGATAAAGAGGGAGATTTCAGTAATGAGATTGGTGAAGCACCCAAATGTCCTGCAGCTTTTTGAGGTTATGGCTACCAAGAGCAAGATTTATTTTGTATTGGAGTATGCTAAAGGTGGTGAGCTTTTCAACAAGATAGTAAAGGAGGGGAAGCTTAATGAGGATGCCGCCAGGAGGTATTTCCACCAATTGATCAGCGCTATTGACTATTGCCACAGCAGGGGTGTTTATCACCGTGATCTGAAGCCTGAAAATCTACTCCTGGATGAGAATGAAAACCTGAAAGTCTCAGATTTTGGTTTGAGTGCCCTGGCTGATTGCGCGAGGCAGGATGGTCTCCTGCACACCACATGTGGAACTCCAGCTTATGTTGCCCCTGAAGTGCTTAGCAGGAAAGGTTATGATGGTGCAAAAGCAGATGTATGGTCCAGTGGGGTAATTCTGTATGTGCTTGTGGCTGGTTACCTTCCTTTTCATGAGGCAAATCTGATAGAGATGTATAGAAGGATTTCCAAAGCGGACTTTAAATGCCCTCGGTATTTTTCCGCTGAGCTGAAGGAGCTATTATATAAAATCCTTGATCCAGATCCCAGTACTAGGATTCCAATCTCTAGGATAAAGAGAAGTGCTTGGTACAGAAGACCAGTTGAGGTAAATGCAAAGAAAACTGAGCCTGAAGCAACGCACAACACCTTTTCAGCTGAAGCTGCGTCGTCAGGCTCGACAGGATGCAGCACTTCTGGGGGAAATCAAGGGTCATTAAGCCTCCCAAACCTGAATGCATTTGACATCATCTCTCTTTCAACAGGGTTCAATCTATCTGGTTTTTTTGAGGATGAGTATGGTCGCAGGGAAGAACGATTTACCACTAGGCAGCCTGTAACAATAGTACTTACAAAGTTGAAGGAACTGGCCAAACGCTTGAAGCTAAaaattaagaagaaagaaaatggagTCCTGAAGTTGGCTGCTCCAAAGGAAGGAAAGAAGGGGTTTCTTGAGCTTGATGCTGAGATTTTTGATGTAGCCCCTTCTTTTCTCCTAGTTGAGTTGAAAAAGACTAATGGGGACACTTTCGAGTATCAAAAGTTGGTGAAAGAGGAAGTAAGGCCAGCACTCAAGGATATTGTATGGGTATGGCAAGGTGATCAGCAGCAGCGGTCAGAGCCGATTCTGCAAGGGGAGCAGCATCACTCACCGTCGCCAACACAACAGCCACATGATGAGTTGCAACCGCCATTGCAACAGCAAGAGGGACAGGATCAGTTGCACCCACCTTTACAACCACAGGAGCAGCAGAACTTGCAGGAACAACCACCATTGCCACCACAGAATGGCTTCAAACACCAAGATTGACATGATGGCAGTACCGGATGAAAGTACCTCGTGTGTATTTCCCTGTACTGCTAATTCCATACTCTTTGCAACCATGATTTATGGACAGTcttttttcctcctctctagtTCCTCCTGAATTGTAAAGCTTGTGTGTATAACATAAGTGAATGTATAGTTTCAGTTTTGCATACTATAGGGGGAAATAAACTCTTGATTCCGTTTTTGAACCTTTTTGAAATAAAATGACTATTGACCAGCACCATCTAGTTCTTTGAGTTTGTACTTGTTGTAATTTGTTTTCCAAGGAGAGCGAACCTATCTAATGATAGAAATCAAAGTTGGCAATGGTCAAAgaacacgtttctgggaggatggTTTGGAGGTATCGTGCTTTCCTAAAAATTACAGAGGGAGTACCTCTGAAGATTAAGGTGCTTTATTAGTTGGGGTGATAATGAGTTTCAGGGGGAATAGTAGAAACCTGTTTGCTGTAGGAGTAGCCGTTGTACCGTGGGCGTTGCGGAAATGCAGAAACGCAGCAGTTCTTGATAATGTCTTTCCTTGTGATCCTTCCAGTATTGTACGAGTGGTGCAGATTGCTAGATGGTTAACCTTCTAGAGTGGTTTCCAGAAACGAGATTCACGAGGCGCGGATGTAGAAGGATCGACAAGACACCAGCAAAAAGGAAGGGAAAAAGAACAAGGAGGAGCTCATGCGAAGACGAAAGTTCCCGGATTAGTCTTGTTTTGATGTTTCTGAGTTACTGCTACTGTCTGGTAGTAATAAGCTATGCTGTTTTTTGCTGGCTTTGGTAGCTGGAGTTTGCTGCTGCGTTATGTTCCGATTTACCCCCCGAGTGGCTGCCGCCAAGACTGGTTTTCTTGCGGGTTCCTGACAGGAGCTGAACGTGAGGCCGGCTTGTTTGTTTTACTTAGGCCCTGTTTGGAATGTCGTTTCTACTTTGAATACGCTTGTAAAAGTTACAGGCCACCATCCGTCGTTTTCATTTCCCCCTGCAAAT from Triticum aestivum cultivar Chinese Spring chromosome 3B, IWGSC CS RefSeq v2.1, whole genome shotgun sequence includes these protein-coding regions:
- the LOC123071241 gene encoding CBL-interacting protein kinase 11, with amino-acid sequence MMDERRTILMGRYEIGKQLGQGNFAKVYYARNLATGQAVAIKMINKDKVTKVGLMEQIKREISVMRLVKHPNVLQLFEVMATKSKIYFVLEYAKGGELFNKIVKEGKLNEDAARRYFHQLISAIDYCHSRGVYHRDLKPENLLLDENENLKVSDFGLSALADCARQDGLLHTTCGTPAYVAPEVLSRKGYDGAKADVWSSGVILYVLVAGYLPFHEANLIEMYRRISKADFKCPRYFSAELKELLYKILDPDPSTRIPISRIKRSAWYRRPVEVNAKKTEPEATHNTFSAEAASSGSTGCSTSGGNQGSLSLPNLNAFDIISLSTGFNLSGFFEDEYGRREERFTTRQPVTIVLTKLKELAKRLKLKIKKKENGVLKLAAPKEGKKGFLELDAEIFDVAPSFLLVELKKTNGDTFEYQKLVKEEVRPALKDIVWVWQGDQQQRSEPILQGEQHHSPSPTQQPHDELQPPLQQQEGQDQLHPPLQPQEQQNLQEQPPLPPQNGFKHQD